From Amycolatopsis sp. WQ 127309:
GGTGGCTTCATCGGGCTCGAGTTCGCGTCCCACGCCGGCCGGCCGGTGACAGTCGTCGAGGCGCAGGACCGGCTGCTCAACCGCGTCGCGTCGCCCGAGATCTCCGGGTACTTCGCCGAACTGCACCGCGAGGCCGGGCACACGGTCCTGCTCGGCCAAGGCGTCTCCGCGCTGCACGGCGACTCGCGGGTGCGCGAGGTCGAGCTGTCCGACGGCACGCGGCTGCCCGCCGACCTCGTCGTGATCGCCGTCGGCGTCGTGCCGGAAACCGCGCTCGCCGAGGCCGCCGGGCTGGACATCGCGAACGGCGTGGTCGTCGACGCGCACCTGCGCACGGCCGACCCGCGGATCTTCGCGATCGGCGACTGCGCGAACTTCCCGTGCGTGCAGGCGGGCGCGGCGACCCGGCTGGAGTCGGTGCAGAACGCCGTCGACCAGGCCCGGTGCGTGGCCGCGGCGCTGACCGGCGCCGAAGAGCCGTACGCGAGCCTGCCGTGGTTCTGGACCGACCAGTCGGGCGCGAAGCTGCAGATCGCCGGGATCCTCGACCGCGCCGACCGGACGGTCGTGGCGGGTGATCGCGAGGCGGGCAAGTTCTCGGTGCTGTCGTTCCGCGATGACGTCCTCATCGCGGTCGAGTCGGTGAACCGCCCGGCCGACCACATCGCCGCACGGCGGCTGTTCACCGCCGACCCGCACCCGGCGTACGCGGACCTCGAAGCGAGCGGGTTCGATCTGAAGGCGCACCTGAAGGCGCGCGTCGCCTGAGATCGTCAACTCGTGGTTGACGCATCTGATGCGTCAACCTACAGTTGACGGCATGAACCTGCCTGACCACTCCGTCAAACTCGACGACCTCATCACCGCCATCAAGAGCAACAACGACCAGGACGCGCTCGCCCAGCTCTCTGACGCCGTCTACATGGGCGAGCACCTCGGCGACGTCGCCGACCACCTCATCGGCCACTTCGTCGACCAGGCCCGCCGCTCCGGCGCGTCCTGGACCGAGATCGGCAAGAGCATGGGCGTCACCAAGCAGGCCGCGCAGAAGCGGTTCGTGCCGAAGGTGGACCCGGGTGGTGACGTCTCCGGCGCGATCGAGCGCGTCTACGGCCGCTACACCGACCGCGCGCGGCACGTGATCGTCGCCGCGCAGAAGGCGGCCATCGACCACCGCAGCCCGGCGATCGACACCGTGCACCTCGTGCTGGGCCTGCTCACCGAGCCCGCGGCGCTCGCGGCGGGCGCGATCCTCGCCCAGGGCGTCACGCTGGAGACCGTCCAGGAGACGGCCGAAGCCCAGCTGCCCGAGCCGGCCGGCGAGGTGCCGAGCCCGATGCCGTTCAGCCCCGGGGGGAAGAAGGCCCTGGAGCTGACCCTGCGCGAAGGGCTGCGGCTGGGGCACAACTACATC
This genomic window contains:
- a CDS encoding NAD(P)/FAD-dependent oxidoreductase; the protein is MGTVLVVGAGQSGFQAAASLRDRGFDGRVVLVGDEPGVPYQRPPLSKAYLAGTAGLEQLHLRGEDFFAEKGIELVDARVKSIDRAANRVHFDDDEELAYDHLVLATGARNRALPVPGADLPGVLALRTRDDADRLRASLSDAQDVVVVGGGFIGLEFASHAGRPVTVVEAQDRLLNRVASPEISGYFAELHREAGHTVLLGQGVSALHGDSRVREVELSDGTRLPADLVVIAVGVVPETALAEAAGLDIANGVVVDAHLRTADPRIFAIGDCANFPCVQAGAATRLESVQNAVDQARCVAAALTGAEEPYASLPWFWTDQSGAKLQIAGILDRADRTVVAGDREAGKFSVLSFRDDVLIAVESVNRPADHIAARRLFTADPHPAYADLEASGFDLKAHLKARVA
- a CDS encoding Clp protease N-terminal domain-containing protein, translating into MNLPDHSVKLDDLITAIKSNNDQDALAQLSDAVYMGEHLGDVADHLIGHFVDQARRSGASWTEIGKSMGVTKQAAQKRFVPKVDPGGDVSGAIERVYGRYTDRARHVIVAAQKAAIDHRSPAIDTVHLVLGLLTEPAALAAGAILAQGVTLETVQETAEAQLPEPAGEVPSPMPFSPGGKKALELTLREGLRLGHNYIGTEHILLALLEQGEGVGFQVLDGLGIKKDKAEAKIVAVLTEILAARGQ